A window from Akkermansia muciniphila encodes these proteins:
- a CDS encoding SanA/YdcF family protein, translating into MGGPNGYFYNRMDTAAELWRAGKAAVFVVSGDNSSHAYNEPDWMKQALVERGVPDDRIVCDFAGLRTLDSVVRMKEVFGVSTMVIVSQEFHNERALAIAAHEGMEAWAVSAPDVPNRRSRIKSWFRERAARMWMMLDLWLWGREPRFLGEPVALPEVKGEK; encoded by the coding sequence ATGGGAGGTCCCAACGGGTATTTCTATAATAGAATGGATACGGCGGCGGAACTTTGGAGGGCTGGGAAGGCGGCGGTTTTTGTCGTTTCCGGGGACAATAGCTCCCACGCCTACAATGAACCGGATTGGATGAAGCAGGCCCTGGTGGAGCGCGGCGTCCCGGATGACCGGATTGTGTGTGACTTTGCGGGGCTGCGGACGCTGGATTCCGTCGTGAGGATGAAGGAGGTCTTTGGCGTTTCAACCATGGTCATCGTTTCCCAGGAATTTCACAATGAACGCGCCCTGGCGATCGCTGCACATGAGGGAATGGAAGCGTGGGCCGTCAGCGCACCGGATGTTCCCAACCGCCGTTCACGCATTAAAAGCTGGTTCAGGGAACGTGCGGCGCGCATGTGGATGATGCTGGATTTGTGGCTGTGGGGGCGTGAACCCCGGTTCCTGGGGGAACCCGTGGCGCTGCCGGAAGTAAAAGGGGAAAAATGA
- a CDS encoding RidA family protein translates to MDKIRQRLSDLGYAIYDAPAPVGSYVQCVRTGNLLHLSGGISVNGEDKYFGKVGQDLTVEEGQAAARAAILNRLAVIVQAVGSLEKVSRIVAVNGFVNAGPDFYDHPRVLNGASDLLVEAFGEIGRHSRTAVGVSALPLNVAVEISMVVEVCG, encoded by the coding sequence ATGGATAAAATACGTCAACGCCTTTCCGACCTTGGTTATGCCATTTATGATGCGCCCGCGCCCGTAGGTTCCTACGTGCAGTGTGTGCGCACGGGAAACCTGCTTCACCTCTCCGGCGGCATCTCCGTCAACGGTGAGGATAAATACTTCGGCAAGGTGGGGCAGGATTTAACCGTGGAAGAAGGGCAGGCCGCTGCGCGCGCCGCCATTCTGAACCGTCTGGCTGTCATTGTGCAGGCGGTGGGTTCCCTGGAAAAAGTTTCTCGCATCGTGGCCGTGAACGGCTTCGTGAATGCCGGTCCCGACTTTTACGACCATCCCAGGGTTCTGAACGGCGCGTCCGACCTGCTGGTGGAAGCCTTCGGCGAAATCGGCCGTCACAGCAGGACCGCCGTAGGAGTGTCCGCACTGCCGCTCAACGTAGCGGTGGAAATCAGCATGGTTGTGGAAGTCTGCGGCTAG